In one Halorubrum sp. CBA1229 genomic region, the following are encoded:
- a CDS encoding tRNA uridine(34) 5-carboxymethylaminomethyl modification radical SAM/GNAT enzyme Elp3, protein MSTDAASDANAEGEGGDAGNEPGGDEPEAFVRTCEHLVDRILAGEIDRDDLESAKLDACSKFSSPKVPKNTEILDHAPPEARDDVIEVVRRKPVRTASGVSPVAIMTSPKLCPHGKCLYCPGGPASEFSSAQSYTGHEPAAARGEQNDYDPYGQVTLRLEQLRKIGHPVDKVELILMGGTMTARSHDYQEWFVKRALQAMNDYDLDKEPEPAEEESFAPAPEETEFEYLEDVIAENETNAIRNIGTTFETKPDWCDPEQIDRMLDLGGTKVEVGVQTTYERINREMHRGHGNEASRSANRRLRDAAFKVGFHMMPGQPGMTREMCVEDFRQIFENPDWRPDYLKIYPTLVVEGTRVYDRWRREEFEPLSNEEAADVVAEAMDHIPKYTRLQRVQRDIPADFIEGGVWKSNLRQLADQRAEEKGIVQRDIRAREVGHNDADPDPDDVELDVTTYEAGGGTEHFISFEDPVRDLLVGFCRLRFPSFAPEQPGAPGTEDDAIRRELEDAALIRELHVYGSEVAIGGDGDWQHQGYGTKLLERAEELARDAGYRKMAVISGIGAREYYRNKLGYHQDGPYVSKRL, encoded by the coding sequence ATGAGTACCGACGCGGCGAGTGACGCGAACGCCGAGGGCGAGGGGGGAGACGCCGGGAACGAGCCCGGCGGCGACGAGCCCGAGGCGTTCGTCCGTACCTGCGAGCACCTCGTCGACCGGATCCTCGCGGGCGAGATCGACCGCGACGACCTCGAGTCGGCCAAGCTCGACGCGTGTTCGAAGTTCTCCTCGCCGAAGGTGCCGAAGAACACCGAGATTTTGGACCACGCGCCGCCGGAGGCCCGCGACGACGTGATCGAGGTCGTCCGTCGGAAGCCGGTCCGGACCGCGTCCGGCGTCTCGCCGGTCGCGATCATGACCTCGCCGAAGCTCTGCCCGCACGGGAAGTGCCTCTACTGCCCCGGCGGCCCGGCCTCGGAGTTCTCCTCGGCGCAGTCGTACACGGGTCACGAGCCCGCCGCGGCCCGCGGCGAGCAGAACGACTACGACCCGTACGGGCAGGTCACGCTCCGGCTCGAACAGCTCCGGAAGATCGGTCACCCGGTCGACAAGGTGGAGCTCATCCTGATGGGCGGGACGATGACCGCGCGCTCGCACGACTACCAGGAGTGGTTCGTCAAGCGCGCGCTACAGGCGATGAACGACTACGATCTGGACAAGGAACCGGAGCCCGCCGAGGAGGAGTCGTTCGCGCCCGCCCCCGAGGAGACCGAGTTCGAGTACCTCGAGGACGTGATCGCGGAGAACGAGACGAACGCGATCCGCAATATCGGGACGACGTTCGAGACGAAGCCCGACTGGTGCGACCCCGAGCAGATCGACCGCATGCTCGATCTCGGCGGCACGAAGGTCGAGGTCGGCGTTCAGACCACCTACGAGCGGATCAACCGCGAGATGCACCGGGGGCACGGCAACGAGGCCTCCCGCAGCGCCAACCGCCGCCTGCGCGACGCGGCGTTCAAGGTGGGGTTCCACATGATGCCGGGGCAGCCGGGGATGACCCGGGAGATGTGCGTCGAGGACTTCCGGCAGATCTTCGAGAACCCCGACTGGCGCCCGGACTACCTGAAGATCTATCCGACGCTCGTCGTCGAGGGGACCCGCGTCTACGACCGGTGGCGCCGCGAGGAGTTCGAGCCGCTCTCGAACGAGGAGGCGGCCGACGTCGTCGCCGAGGCGATGGACCACATCCCGAAGTATACGCGGCTCCAGCGCGTCCAGCGCGACATCCCCGCCGACTTCATCGAGGGCGGCGTCTGGAAGTCGAACCTCCGACAGCTCGCCGATCAACGGGCCGAGGAGAAGGGGATCGTCCAGCGCGACATCCGCGCCCGTGAGGTAGGCCACAACGACGCCGACCCGGACCCCGACGACGTAGAGCTCGACGTCACCACCTACGAGGCCGGCGGCGGGACGGAGCACTTCATCTCGTTCGAGGACCCCGTCCGCGACCTCCTCGTCGGGTTCTGTCGCCTGCGGTTCCCCTCGTTCGCCCCGGAGCAGCCCGGCGCGCCCGGCACCGAGGACGACGCGATCCGCCGCGAGCTCGAGGACGCGGCGCTGATCCGCGAACTGCACGTGTACGGCAGCGAGGTCGCCATCGGCGGCGACGGCGACTGGCAGCATCAGGGGTACGGCACGAAGCTCCTCGAGCGCGCGGAGGAGCTCGCCCGCGACGCCGGCTACCGCAAGATGGCCGTCATCTCCGGCATCGGCGCCCGGGAGTACTACCGGAACAAGCTCGGCTACCACCAGGACGGGCCGTACGTGTCGAAGCGGTTGTAG